The Halobacillus ihumii genomic sequence GTATAAGTATCCGTCGATAGCGGTGCATAAGCTGTCCAACCTGCATTAGGAGCCGAATTCATAAAAAACGACATGTTAAAGATCAGCCCGCCCGCTAGAAAAAACCAAAAACTAATCGCATTTAGATATGGAAAAGCTAAATCATTCGCACCGATTTGCAGCGGTACAGCGACATTCATTAGACCGATTAATAATGGCATCGCTACAAAAAAGATCATGATCGTTCCATGGGTAGTAAACACTTCGTTGTACTTGTCGCCCTGAAATACCCAAAAGTCGTTGTTTGGCACAGCGAGTTGTGTGCGAATCAACATAGCATCCATACCTGCTCTAAAGAAAAAGATAATAGCAAATAAAATGTACATGGTACCTATTTTACGGTGGTGTGTTGTCCTCATATATTCGAATACAACAGGCCATTTTTTTAATTTCGTCAGCCACACAAGCAAAACAATCCCCACTATTATTGTAAATATCCAAGCTGCTACAACATCAGAAGGGATTTGACCGATTGATGGTAAATTCATAGTTTGTCCACCTGCCTAACTTTTTTGGAGTATCATTCTGATGCTAACCAGTCCTCAAATTCATCCTGGGTCACAACTTTTGTTTCAAATCGCATGTTTGCATGACCAGCGCCACAGAACTCAGCGCATTTTCCTTGAAAGGTGCCTGTAACTTCAGGTACAAAGGATAGTCTATTTTCTTTATTTGGCCTCACGTCCATTTTTCCAGCTAATCTGGGAACCCAAAAAGAATGAATGACATCATTAGAACTTAGTCGAAGAGTAACCTTTTGATCCTTAGGTAAAACGAGTTCGTCCATCGTCTGTTTGCCGTTCTCATAAGTGAATTTCCAGCGAAACTGTTCTGCTTTGACCTTCACCACTACGGCTTCCTCCGATACCTCATCACCTGGACCAGAAATCTTAGAAGTGATATCATATGTAGCTTTAACTGTAGGCACAGCTAGAATCGCTATCAAAATAATAGGGATAACGGTCCAAGTTACCTCTAAAAGTTTGTTTTCCTTCTTTTCTTTAGGAATCTTATCAGAAGTTTCTGGTCTTTCTTTATACTTTCTAATAAATAAGGCAAATAAAATAAACACGACCGCCAGCACGAGCATCATAATAGCAAAGCTGAGGTATATTAGGTCTGTTATTTTTTCCGCTGAATCACTTACAGGATTCAGTGTTCTTAGACTACATCCACTCAGCAAAACTAGAGTGAATAAGGGCAATAGTTTTTTCATATCACTCCAACCTTTACATTAAATTAGTAAACCCCGTGACCTGCTTTTATTTAAGGTATTACAAGTACATATCCTATTACTTGACACTTGAAACGTACTGAAACTTGCTTAAAACTTGCTTATTTCTATCTGATCAAAAAGAATGGTGTACTTTCGTTCATCTTCCCTGTAAGTTCAAGCTGCACTCAATAAAAAAAGCCCCCTCCTAACATCAGCTAAAAAGGGGCTGTAATTTATATGTGTTTTACTGGTTCTCTAACATTTTAATCCTTTCCTCTAACCTCTCATATTCCTCTCTGGTGACAAAACCCAGCTTCTTTAACTGCTCTTTTGCTTTAGCCTGTGAACGATCATTCCACTCGCCATTCACCTGCTCTCCTTTTGACACCCAGGTATTCAGCATATCCTTCGCCTCATCCGGAGACATATCCCCTCTTGCAGCCATATCATTAACAATTGATTCGAATTTTTCCTTTCCGCTCACAGCGGCACCCAGCCCAAGATAAAAACCTTGTCTTAACAATTCCCTCATTTTTGAAAACCTCCTTTTAATATTTAGTCTTCTTAATCATACGAAAATGACTAATCGCCACTATAAGCATCCCGAATATTCCTATACCGCCAACCACTATACCTGCCATTAGTAAAAGGCTGGAGCTCCCGACTACGGCATAAACAACCATTCCTGAACCTGCTGCCATGACTAAAAAGGTGAACAGACCGTACAACAAGTAAAACTGATGAAAGAATTTCTTCTGGAGTTTAGAGCGCTGCCATTCTCTTTGTTTATTGCCATCCTCCAAATATTGTATGATAGCGCGCGGCAATGAGAGAAGCGGCTTTGCTGATTCTCTTATGATTTCTTTATAAAAAGATGCATGAGAACCTGTACCTGACATCCACCGTTTAAGGACAGGTCTGCCCCAATCAATTAAGTCAACTTGAGGATAAATCGTTGTTAATACTCCTACGACAATCGATGTTGCCCTTCCTAAAAAGGCATAGTCAGCTGGGAGTTGAATCGGCTGCTCCTTAATAAAGCCCTGTAATTCATCCATGATGTCATTCATTTTGTTAGCATCTAATTTACCGAAACCACCATCTAAATATAAATCTGTGGTTTGTTTAATGATTTTCTTGACACGATCAATGTCCGCTTCGGCTAATAAAAAGTCCATTTCAATTAGTGCTCCAACGACACGGTCATAATCCTCCAGTATAAATCCCTGAACCATGGAACGTATTGAATCTGCGTCTGTTTGCTTCACCTCGCCGACCATTCCAAAGTCAATCACAACCAATGTGCCATCAGGACGTATCAACAAGTTTCCTGAGTGGGGATCCGAATGAAACATGCCGGAAAACAAAAATTGTTCCACACATAAATCAAATAACGTTTTAGCTACTTTTTCAGGCTGAATACCGTGTTTTTTCATGAACACCTTATCGGTAATCTTAGCCCCTTCAATCCACTCCATGGTAAGCACACGTTCAGTAGACATCTCTTGATAGTAATAAGGAGTATAGACAGACGGAAAGTCTTTAAATCTTCTTTTAAACTGATTACCGTTCTCAAGTTCCAATCTAAAATCAAGTTCATTTGTAATTACAGTAACTACCTCTTTATACAATGCTGGTAAATCAGCCTTTTCCCCATACCTTGTACACTTTCCTATGATAAAAAACACAATTCTCAGAGCCCTGAAATCAACGTTAAAGATCTCTCTCACACGATAGCGCTGTACTTTGATAGCCACCGATGTTCCATCATGCAGTGTTGCACGATACACATCACCTATTGACGCCGAAGCAACAGGAGATTCATGAAGCGATTGG encodes the following:
- the coxB gene encoding cytochrome c oxidase subunit II codes for the protein MKKLLPLFTLVLLSGCSLRTLNPVSDSAEKITDLIYLSFAIMMLVLAVVFILFALFIRKYKERPETSDKIPKEKKENKLLEVTWTVIPIILIAILAVPTVKATYDITSKISGPGDEVSEEAVVVKVKAEQFRWKFTYENGKQTMDELVLPKDQKVTLRLSSNDVIHSFWVPRLAGKMDVRPNKENRLSFVPEVTGTFQGKCAEFCGAGHANMRFETKVVTQDEFEDWLASE
- a CDS encoding phasin family protein; the encoded protein is MRELLRQGFYLGLGAAVSGKEKFESIVNDMAARGDMSPDEAKDMLNTWVSKGEQVNGEWNDRSQAKAKEQLKKLGFVTREEYERLEERIKMLENQ
- a CDS encoding ABC1 kinase family protein, producing the protein MRSRLKYISIYRIIVIVWMAVKFLLQIFWFQKKHRIWDQVTKRKWEELLTKQAREYRGTAIRLGGLLIKFGQFLSSRADLLPRSFIKELEGLVDQVEPVPFHYSKNILEEEWGCSIDQLLQSLHESPVASASIGDVYRATLHDGTSVAIKVQRYRVREIFNVDFRALRIVFFIIGKCTRYGEKADLPALYKEVVTVITNELDFRLELENGNQFKRRFKDFPSVYTPYYYQEMSTERVLTMEWIEGAKITDKVFMKKHGIQPEKVAKTLFDLCVEQFLFSGMFHSDPHSGNLLIRPDGTLVVIDFGMVGEVKQTDADSIRSMVQGFILEDYDRVVGALIEMDFLLAEADIDRVKKIIKQTTDLYLDGGFGKLDANKMNDIMDELQGFIKEQPIQLPADYAFLGRATSIVVGVLTTIYPQVDLIDWGRPVLKRWMSGTGSHASFYKEIIRESAKPLLSLPRAIIQYLEDGNKQREWQRSKLQKKFFHQFYLLYGLFTFLVMAAGSGMVVYAVVGSSSLLLMAGIVVGGIGIFGMLIVAISHFRMIKKTKY